ATCTTGACTACGATAAAATCTGGAAGCTGTTCAGGGATATTGACAAGAAAGCCTCAGCCATTGCTATGGCAACGGGCACAAAAATCTCATTTACGCATCAGCCCAACCCAGCCAAACCGGCATTAACCGAAAAGACTATTCAGGATAAGATTGTAGCCTCTGCCAAATCGCTGGGCCTCACTTACAAATATTTACCCAGCGGTGCCGGGCATGATTCGCAGGAAATTGCATTGATTGCTCCCGTCGGTATGATCTTCGTACCCAGCGTCAATGGCATTAGCCACTCGCCCAAAGAATTTACCAAAGCGGTCGATATGACCAATGGGGTCAATGTATTGCTTCAAACTATATTGGCCATCGACAAAGCCAAATAAACCATCCTGAATGAGAATCCTTCTTGTACTTACGTGCTGCTTAACAATTGTATCGGCTTCAGCACAAAGCGTACAGTTCACCTTCGACGGTGATTCGACAACCATTCCGCATACGATCGATAGCCTGCGGGGCATTTCGGGGCTGGACATTAATCCGGCAACGGGCGAGTGGCATTTGGTTAGCGATCGGGGCCGGCATTTTGTATTCACCAATATCCGCAACATCCGCGACCTGGGCGATCAATCCCGATTAACGGTTTCTGAGCCTACCCCCTACTGGTTCGAAAGTATCCGCTACGATAGTCGCAGCAACACGTATTTCTGGACGGATGAGCATGAGTTCGTTACGTCGCTGCTGTACGGTCAATCGGTTCACGACAGTACACGGCAGATTCTGCTAAAGCTACCGCTCCCCAGTTCGAACAAGGGGCTGGAAGGCATTACACTAACCTCAACAGGTGCGCTGTGGGTTGCTCCCGAAGCAGGTTGGGAAGGCCAGACCCGCATCAATCAGGACACAATCACATTTTTTCGGTACGCCACTCCCACGTCCCCAGACCCATCCGTCGAACGCTTTTCTTACCCAATCAACCGGTGTGCCTTTGCTCAGGGCGACGAACGCGTGGGCGGAATTTCTGAAATTGTAGCTGTTGACGATCAACATCTGCTGGTGCTCGAGCGCTGTTACGACAGTGTGCAAAAACGTGTAACAGCCAATCTGTATGTGGCTACCATCAATGAGCAAACGCATATCCTTACGAAAGAACTAGCTTTCGATTTCAACCGTCAGTTTCCAGGTAATGTCTGTAACCTTGAAGCGATGGCCTGGGCCGACGCTCAGCATCAAACCCTCGTTGTGATCGCTGATGATAATTTCCGGTATACCCAAACGCTACGGAATCAGGTGATTGTGCTGAAACGACGATAGTAATAGAACCGCACGGATTTCCATGGTTTATGCAAGCGCTGGCGTATAATTTTTGTCATATTTCTGTTCTCGATGAACCACCGAGCAAACCCGGTGGATTAGCTTATTGCGAACCGCGTTGAGAACGAGCATCTTATTTTTGCCGTCAGCTACCTTGCGCTGGTAGTAGGTCTGTAGCTCACCTTTCATCCGGATCGCTGACATGGCCCCTAAATGAAACAGAGATTTTAGACGTAAACGAGCATGTTGGCTCACCCGCGTTTTGCCACGCACACTGCTACCCGATCGGTATTCAAAGGGTGCCACACCCGCGTGACAGGCCAGTTTTTTAGGATCGTTGATAGCCTTGAATTCGTTGGTAGCCACCAACACTTCAGTCGCTATGGCATCACCCACACCGGGAACGGAGGTAATCCAGGCAAAAAGCTCCTTCAAGCGATCATCACTTTGGATGAGCGTATCGATCTGTTTTTCGGCATTTGCCAAATCGGCAGTGATGGCTTTTAACGAGGCCTGGCAGTTTTGGGCCAGTTGCTTTTGGAGTGACTTTTCCGCGAAGCCCTGCTGTTCGTCAATAGGTTGTTGAAGTTGCTGGCGAACGCGAAGAAGCCGTTGACGAAGGGCACTTAACGTGGCTAGTTTTTGCAGAATAGGCCTTGGTGGCTGCCAAAGGCACATTTTGTCTCGAAAACGGAAGGCGTACTCGGCAATGCGGATTGCGTCAATGGTGTCGCTCTTACCGCGCTGAAGGCCCCCGGCCTTCTTAATTTGAAGACTACTTTCCAACCAAATAGGTAGCTTCAATTTGTAAAGGGAAGATAAAAGATGCGCACAATAAATGCCTGTATGTTCGAGACAGCAGACCGATTCCATTACCGTAAATCCAGGCAACGCCTTCACCAATTTGACGGTGGCCCTAATCGCTGCTGGTGAGTTAACCGATTGAGCTTGCAATACTATGGTTTTGCCATCAAAGACGGCCCAGTCAAGGGTAGCTTTCGAAACGTCAACACCGATGAAGTAGCGAATGTCCATGAGAGATAGTAATTTAGGGTGTTCAATAAGTTCTTGCTTTGGTGCTCAAACCCTTGCTAATGGGCCTAGTTGCCCTCATTTCCATTCGAGCCTTCAAGCAAGTAAAACAGGGTGGGTCCTGAATCCGCGCCTAGAGCTGGAACTCTGCGGCCCCATAGGGTAGCCCACCCTGTTCACTAGTTGACAAGCTACCAAATCTTGAAATCTTACCACAAGACAAACCTAAAGGGCGGCCCCGGCAGATTTTTATGATCGTTATGATTACAGTGTTGTCGGTTTCTCAAAACCGAACTACGGACAAGGTTTTGAGAAACCTCACTGTGGCAGATATGGGTATCTGCCATCACAATTAAGATCTGTGTAAATCATAATCATCATAAAAATCTGCCGGGGCCGCCCTTTAGGTTTGTCTTGTGGTAAGATTTCAAGATTTGGTAGCTTGTCAACTAGTGAACAGGGTGGGCTACCCTATGGGGCCGCAGAGTTCCAGCTCTAGGCGCGGATTCAGGACCCACCCTGTTTTACTTGCTTGAAGGCTCGAATGGAAATGAGGGCAACTAGGCCCATTAGCAAGGGTTTGAGCACCAAAGCAAGAACTTATTGAACACCCTAAATTACTATCTCTCATGGACATTCGCTACTTCATCGGTGTTGACGTTTCGAAAGCTACCCTTGACTGGGCCGTCTTTGATGGCAAAACCATAGTATTGCAAGCTCAATCGGTTAACTCACCAGCAGCGATTAGGGCCACCGTCAAATTGGTGAAGGCGTTGCCTGGATTTACGGTAATGGAATCGGTCTGCTGTCTCGAACATACAGGCATTTATTGTGCGCATCTTTTATCTTCCCTTTACAAATTGAAACTACCAATTTGGCTAGAGAGCAGCCTGCAAATTAAAAAAGCAGGCGGTTTACAACGAGGTAAAACCGACGCTATCGATGCTATTCGCATTGCCGAGTACGCCTTCCGTTTTCGAGACAAAATGTGCCTTTGGCAGCCACCAAGGCCTATTCTGCAAAAACTAGCCACGTTAAGTGCCCTTCGTCAACGGCTTCTTCGCGTTCGCCAGCAACTTCAACAACCTATTGACGAACAGCAGGGCTTCGCGGAAAAGTCACTCCAAAAGCAACTGGCCCAAAACTGCCAGGCCTCGTTAAAAGCCATCACTGCCGATTTGGCAAATGCCGAAAAACAGATCGATACGCTCATCCAAAGTGATGATCGCTTGAAGGAGCTTTTTGCCTGGATTACCTCCGTTCCCGGTGTGGGTGATGCCATAGCGACTGAAGTGTTGGTGGCTACCAACGAATTCAAGGCTATCAACGATCCTAAAAAACTGGCCTGTCACGCGGGTGTGGCACCCTTTGAATACCGATCGGGTAGCAGTGTGCGTGGCAAAACGCGGGTGAGCCAACATGCTCGTTTACGTCTAAAATCTCTGTTTCATTTAGGGGCCATGTCAGCGATCCGGATGAAAGGTGAGCTACAGACCTACTACCAGCGCAAGGTAGCTGACGGCAAAAATAAGATGCTCGTTCTCAACGCGGTTCGCAATAAGCTAATCCACCGGGTTTGCTCGGTGGTTCATCGAGAACAGAAATATGACAAAAATTATACGCCAGCGCTTGCATAAACCATGGAAATCCGTGCGGTTCTATTTCTCTTGACGGGCATAAATTGTATTCCACTCATCCTGAAAGACACGGTGGTATGGCCCAAGGGCTGCCGGAGCGTTTATCGGAATATTGTAACTCGCATTCAGGCGGTGATCGCTGATAATGTACTCGACCTGCTCCTGCTCTGCCAGTTGAAAAAAATCGTTTAGGGCTAAGTCCTTTCGCTTTTTCGCCAGAAAAAGGTAATAAGTCAACCCCCAGATTTGGTAAGCCTCCATCTGCCCAAAGAAAAACTCAAGTGGGGCAATCACCTTCGTGTGCTTGTGAGGCATGTAACTTGCCAGCAGGGCGTTATGCTGTTCGGTATCAGGTACGGTTCTATTCTCGACAATTACCTCCCGAAATTGGATGGCGCTTACTACAAAATACCCGATCAGCAAAACCTGCATCAATCGCCATTGCCAGGCTGGTTGATGGGACAGACAGGTTATCAGCCAGTTTGCCACCAGAATCGATAGCCAGGGCAGAAACAACAGAAAGTAAATGTCTGTACTGCTTTTG
This window of the Spirosoma aerolatum genome carries:
- a CDS encoding IS110 family RNA-guided transposase, whose translation is MDIRYFIGVDVSKATLDWAVFDGKTIVLQAQSVNSPAAIRATVKLVKALPGFTVMESVCCLEHTGIYCAHLLSSLYKLKLPIWLESSLQIKKAGGLQRGKSDTIDAIRIAEYAFRFRDKMCLWQPPRPILQKLATLSALRQRLLRVRQQLQQPIDEQQGFAEKSLQKQLAQNCQASLKAITADLANAEKQIDTLIQSDDRLKELFAWITSVPGVGDAIATEVLVATNEFKAINDPKKLACHAGVAPFEYRSGSSVRGKTRVSQHARLRLKSLFHLGAMSAIRMKGELQTYYQRKVADGKNKMLVLNAVRNKLIHRVCSVVHREQKYDKNYTPALA
- a CDS encoding esterase-like activity of phytase family protein; protein product: MRILLVLTCCLTIVSASAQSVQFTFDGDSTTIPHTIDSLRGISGLDINPATGEWHLVSDRGRHFVFTNIRNIRDLGDQSRLTVSEPTPYWFESIRYDSRSNTYFWTDEHEFVTSLLYGQSVHDSTRQILLKLPLPSSNKGLEGITLTSTGALWVAPEAGWEGQTRINQDTITFFRYATPTSPDPSVERFSYPINRCAFAQGDERVGGISEIVAVDDQHLLVLERCYDSVQKRVTANLYVATINEQTHILTKELAFDFNRQFPGNVCNLEAMAWADAQHQTLVVIADDNFRYTQTLRNQVIVLKRR
- a CDS encoding IS110 family RNA-guided transposase, translating into MDIRYFIGVDVSKATLDWAVFDGKTIVLQAQSVNSPAAIRATVKLVKALPGFTVMESVCCLEHTGIYCAHLLSSLYKLKLPIWLESSLQIKKAGGLQRGKTDAIDAIRIAEYAFRFRDKMCLWQPPRPILQKLATLSALRQRLLRVRQQLQQPIDEQQGFAEKSLQKQLAQNCQASLKAITADLANAEKQIDTLIQSDDRLKELFAWITSVPGVGDAIATEVLVATNEFKAINDPKKLACHAGVAPFEYRSGSSVRGKTRVSQHARLRLKSLFHLGAMSAIRMKGELQTYYQRKVADGKNKMLVLNAVRNKLIHRVCSVVHREQKYDKNYTPALA